The stretch of DNA AGCATTTGCAGCAACAACGATATTTATAGCACCTGGTACTAAAAAATCTTTTCTCGTTTTTTCAATAGTTATTAAAACTGTTGATAAAATAAGAGCTGTTGTTAAATTATCAGCAACAGGAGATATAAAAAATGCTAAAAATCCAGTTACCCAAAATAGCTTTCTATATGTATAACCTTTTGAAATCAAGTTATATTTTAATCTATCAAAAACTCCCATATGAAGTAATGATTCAATATAAGTCATCGCAACAAACAAGAAAAAGAAAATACCAGCAATTTCTAAAATTAAATGGTTCGCTTCTGTATGAACTAAATTCATATCTAAATCATTTAATACATAATAAATAGCAACTAAAATAAACATAAATGTACCAATAAATAAGGCAGGTTTTGCTTTATCTATTAAATATTTTTCTTCTGCTGCAACAAAATAATAACCAACAACAAAGATAAGTAAAGTTGCAAATCCAACCCATGTCATGGTTAAATCAGGAATTCCATCACTATTTACAGAACTTGCAAATAAAGATAAAGATCCTAATAATAAAGTTACTATAACTTTAAACATTAATTCTCCTTAATATAGTGAGCGCCAAGAGATTTCTTTCGCTCTAAAGCAGATTTTAAAATCGATTTAGCTGTAAGTAATCTTAAAAAAAGTAATCTACCAACATCTAATTTTAAATACTTTTCTATTGTTTCTAGTGTAGTTTTAAGATTATTTGGGTTTCTTACGATTGATGCATGTGTCCACATCATTTCTCTTAAATTATCTTTTATATCTTTGTCAATTTCTTTATTTCGTATGTAATTAATGATTGGTTTATCATAATTTTCTTTTGTGATTTTAAAATCATCTTTTAATGCATTTTCAACTGCAATTTGAGAAAAAACCAATCCCTCAAGTAAAGAGTTTGATGCCAATCTATTTGCACCATGAACACCAGTGCAAGCAACTTCACCAATAGCATATAAGTTTTTCATTCCTTTTACTTTTGCATCTAAAGATGTCTCAATTCCACCCATTGAATAATGAAATGCTGGAGAAATTGGAACTCGTTCAAAAGGTAAATCATAACCTAACTCTTTTAGATTTGAATAGATATTTGGAAATCTTTTTTTAAAAGCTTTTTTCTCAAAAGTTTCAAAAGATAGATAAACTCCTAAACCTGTTTTTTTGTTGTAATCAAAAATAGAACGACTAACAACATCCCTTGGAGCTAATTCACCATCTTTATGATAATCAAATAAAAATCTATATCCATTTTCATCAACAATATAAGCACCCTCACCTCTTAAAGCTTCACTTAAAAGTGGTTTTCGAGCAAATGAAGTTCCTTTTACAACTGTTGGGTGAAACTGCATCATTTCCATATCTTTTAATGGGAGATTTTTTTCAGAAATAATCCCTTGAATTTCACCAGCATTTGCAGTTGAGTTTGTATGATATCTATAAATTGAACCAACTCCACCACTTGCAATTATTGTGTTGTGAGCATAAACTACTTTTTGATTTGTTTCATCTGTAAAATATTGAACTCCATAACAAACGTCATCTTTTATTAATAAATCACAAACTACTGCTTGAGTTATTATTGCATGAGGACAACGCTCTAATAAAAAAATATGAATCATTCTTCCAGTTGCATCACCATCTGCATGTAAAATTCTATTTCTACTATGTGCTGCTTCTTTTGTAAACGCTAATTCGCCTTTTTCATTTAGGTCAAATTTCATTCCTGAATCTATTAAATTCTTTATTGTAGAAATTGATTTTTTACTTAAAAGCTCAACCGCATTTTTATCATTGTAGTTAACACCTGCTGTTAATGTATCTTGAATATGTGCTGGAATATCAGCTTCATCAACTGCACTTGCAATTCCTCCTTGAGCCCAAAAAGTATTACAATTCCAAGTTGACATTTTGCATAAAATCAAAACTCTTTTATCTTTTGGAATCAGTCTTGCAGCATTAAGCCCAGCAATTCCAGTACCTATTATTATATAATCATATATCATTGAGGTGTAGCTTCGTTGCTATTTTGTTTTACTGAAGAATCTTGTTGAATATATATTGGATCAGCTTTGTAACCACAACCGCTAAATGATAATATAAAACCTGCTATAATTAGCCCATGAAAAAAATTAATGAAATACTTAGTCATCTTAAAAATAATCCTGAATTCAGTAAGATTAATACATCTTTTTTAATTAAAAAGTTTATAGAAGTTCTTCCTTTAAAACTAAAAAAAGGAGTAAAGTTTGCTTATGTGAAAAATCAAACTTTGTTTTTTGTATTAACCCATCCTGTTTATAAAATGGAGTTTGAGTATAACAAAGCAGATATAAAATCATTATTAAAAAATTTCAAGATTGCAAATGTTGAAGATATTGGATTTTTTATTACGAATGTTATTGAAAAAAAAGAAGAAGCAAAAGCACCAATTTCCCTTTATGTTGAGAGATCATATGGAATTTTTGAAAATAAAGCAAAAAATGAACAAATATTCAGAAAATTTGAAAAGATAAGAGAAATTATAAAAAATTCTTAAATATTTTTTCTCTTTGTTTATAATCAGGACAAAATTCTTCTACCAAATCCCAAAACTTTTTTGAATGATTTTTATGTTTTATATGAGCTAATTCATGAATAACTACATATTCCATAAGTTCAATTGGAAATTTCATAAGTAAAATATTAAAATTCAAACCATTTTTATAGTTGCATGAACCCCAAGTTCTTTTGTTTTTTCTATATTTTAAAGAAGTAGGAATTAGATTCATTTTTTTTGAATACATATCTACTAAATCTGGTAAATATTTAATAATCTCTTTTTTATAAAAAGTATCTATATTTTTTATTTTAAAATCTTCTAATTTTTTTCTAACACCTAAATATAAAAATTCATCTTCATTTATATTTTTTTCTTCAAGTCTAATAATAGAATTTTCTATCCAAGTCATTTTTTTTTGGATTAAATCTTTTGCCTCATATAATGTGTAATAAATATTTGTTTTTATTTGAATTAAAGTTGGATTTAAAACTCTTAAATAAACATGTTTAATATTTCTTCTTTTTTCTAATTTAACGGTTACTAATTTCTGATTTATTTCAATTTGGAAGCTCAAACTTTTCCTTAAGTAATTATTTGGTAAAATCCCGAACTATTATATCAAAAATATAATGTTAATTTTATTGAGGGAAATGCTAATGAAAATTGCAAACAGAATGGAAACTCTGTCTCCATCGGTTACTATGGCAATTACTGCCTTAGGTAGAGAGCTTAAAGCTCAAGGTAAAGATATACTAAGTTTTAGTGCAGGTGAACCTGACTTTGATACACCTGAAATTATTAAACAAGCAGCTATTAAAGCTATTAATGATGGACATACTAAATATACAGCAGTTGAGGGTATTATCGCTACCAAGCAAGCAATTATTAACAAACTAAAAAAAGACCACGGTTTAGAATATAAATTAGATGGTATTGTTATAAGTAATGGTGCAAAACATTCATTATTTAACCTTTTTCAAGTATTAATTGAAAATGGTGATGAAGTTATTATTCCAGCACCTTATTGGGTTACATATCCTGAACAAGTAAAATTTTCAGATGGTGTTCCTGTATTTATTGAAACTGATGATTCAACTGATTTCAAAATTACACCAGCTCAATTAAAAGCTGTAATTACACCAAAAACAAAAGTATTACTTTTAAATACTCCATCAAATCCAACTGGTTCTGTTTATTCAAAAGAAGAACTATTAGCTTTAGGAGAAGTTTTAAAAGGTACAGATATTATTGTATTTTCTGATGAAATGTATGAAAAAATAATGTATAACGGTAAAAAATTTACAGCAGCTGCTGAAGTTTCTGAAGATATGTTCAAAAGAACAGTTACAATCAATGGTTTAAGTAAAGCAGTAGCGATGACTGGTTGGAGATTTGGATATATTGCAACTTGCGATGTAGCATTAGCAAAAACATTAACAAAACTTCAAGGTCAAGTTACTTCAAATATCAACACAATGACTCAATATGCAGCTATTCCTGCACTTGAGGGTGATGCTGATGCTGATATTGAGATGATGAGAGTTGAATTTGAAAAAAGAAAAAACATAGTAGTTAAATCATTTAATGAAATTAAAGGTTTATCAACAACAGATCCAGATGGTGCATTTTATGTTTTTGTAAATATCAAAGAAGTTTCTAACGACTCGATGAAATTCTGTTCAGATTTATTAGAACAAAAAGGTGTAGCTTTAGTTCCTGGACTTGCTTTTGGAACAGAAGGCTATGTTAGATTCTCTTTTGCTACTGATTTAGCAACTATTCAAGAGGGAATTAAAAGAATTAAAGAGTTCGTAGAAAACAAATAATGACTTCTCAAAAAAAAGCTACCGTTGTTTCATCAAGTGTTGCAGCGTTACTTACACTTATAAAACTTGCAATAGGAATCGCTAGCGGTTCTGTTGCAGTTTTAGCCTCTGCAATTGATTCTGTTTTAGATATGTTTGTATCTATTTTTAACTATTTTGCTATTTCAAATT from Arcobacter suis CECT 7833 encodes:
- a CDS encoding pyridoxal phosphate-dependent aminotransferase, with translation MKIANRMETLSPSVTMAITALGRELKAQGKDILSFSAGEPDFDTPEIIKQAAIKAINDGHTKYTAVEGIIATKQAIINKLKKDHGLEYKLDGIVISNGAKHSLFNLFQVLIENGDEVIIPAPYWVTYPEQVKFSDGVPVFIETDDSTDFKITPAQLKAVITPKTKVLLLNTPSNPTGSVYSKEELLALGEVLKGTDIIVFSDEMYEKIMYNGKKFTAAAEVSEDMFKRTVTINGLSKAVAMTGWRFGYIATCDVALAKTLTKLQGQVTSNINTMTQYAAIPALEGDADADIEMMRVEFEKRKNIVVKSFNEIKGLSTTDPDGAFYVFVNIKEVSNDSMKFCSDLLEQKGVALVPGLAFGTEGYVRFSFATDLATIQEGIKRIKEFVENK
- a CDS encoding DUF721 domain-containing protein translates to MKKINEILSHLKNNPEFSKINTSFLIKKFIEVLPLKLKKGVKFAYVKNQTLFFVLTHPVYKMEFEYNKADIKSLLKNFKIANVEDIGFFITNVIEKKEEAKAPISLYVERSYGIFENKAKNEQIFRKFEKIREIIKNS
- a CDS encoding L-aspartate oxidase, whose product is MIYDYIIIGTGIAGLNAARLIPKDKRVLILCKMSTWNCNTFWAQGGIASAVDEADIPAHIQDTLTAGVNYNDKNAVELLSKKSISTIKNLIDSGMKFDLNEKGELAFTKEAAHSRNRILHADGDATGRMIHIFLLERCPHAIITQAVVCDLLIKDDVCYGVQYFTDETNQKVVYAHNTIIASGGVGSIYRYHTNSTANAGEIQGIISEKNLPLKDMEMMQFHPTVVKGTSFARKPLLSEALRGEGAYIVDENGYRFLFDYHKDGELAPRDVVSRSIFDYNKKTGLGVYLSFETFEKKAFKKRFPNIYSNLKELGYDLPFERVPISPAFHYSMGGIETSLDAKVKGMKNLYAIGEVACTGVHGANRLASNSLLEGLVFSQIAVENALKDDFKITKENYDKPIINYIRNKEIDKDIKDNLREMMWTHASIVRNPNNLKTTLETIEKYLKLDVGRLLFLRLLTAKSILKSALERKKSLGAHYIKEN
- a CDS encoding M48 family metallopeptidase → MSFQIEINQKLVTVKLEKRRNIKHVYLRVLNPTLIQIKTNIYYTLYEAKDLIQKKMTWIENSIIRLEEKNINEDEFLYLGVRKKLEDFKIKNIDTFYKKEIIKYLPDLVDMYSKKMNLIPTSLKYRKNKRTWGSCNYKNGLNFNILLMKFPIELMEYVVIHELAHIKHKNHSKKFWDLVEEFCPDYKQREKIFKNFL